A region from the Nesterenkonia lacusekhoensis genome encodes:
- the radA gene encoding DNA repair protein RadA has protein sequence MAKKKGAPSFECTECGWQTVKWVGRCPECQAWGTVEEKGQVTARTTAASNLAQPAEAIHDVDSSVASFRATSIGELDRVLGGGLVPGAVILMAGEPGVGKSTLLLQVASSVARAHPEQPVLYLTGEESAAQVKKRAERIGAITDGLYLAAESDLGQALGQVEETGAEAGGPQLTIMDSVQTFSSAAVDGAAGGVTQIREVTASMIEAAKRKNMTTILVGHVTKDGNIAGPRMLEHLVDVVCQFEGDRHSRLRLLRAVKNRYGPTDDVGCFDLNEDGLTSLADPSGLFVSALTDRVPGTCITITLEGRRPLTAEVQALVAESQASQPRRAVSGLDSPRVSMLLAVLQRRARLATLMKSEAYVATVGGVKITEPAADLSIALAVASAALEKPLPNRFVAFGEVGLAGEVRPVPGLQRRLQEAQRLGFTHAIIPRNPDGTDSIPEGMRVKEVGSLPEALNLVLDGGPPKEE, from the coding sequence GTGGCGAAGAAGAAGGGCGCGCCGAGCTTCGAGTGCACCGAATGTGGCTGGCAGACCGTCAAATGGGTCGGCCGCTGCCCGGAATGCCAGGCCTGGGGCACGGTCGAGGAGAAGGGGCAGGTCACCGCCCGCACGACGGCGGCCTCCAACCTCGCTCAGCCGGCAGAGGCCATCCACGACGTCGACTCCTCGGTCGCCTCCTTCCGCGCCACCTCCATCGGCGAGCTGGACCGGGTGCTCGGCGGCGGGCTGGTCCCCGGCGCAGTGATCCTCATGGCTGGTGAGCCCGGCGTCGGGAAATCCACCCTGCTGCTGCAGGTGGCCTCCTCCGTGGCCAGAGCCCACCCCGAGCAGCCGGTGCTCTATCTGACCGGCGAGGAATCGGCCGCCCAGGTGAAGAAGCGTGCCGAACGCATCGGCGCGATCACCGACGGGCTCTATCTGGCCGCCGAGTCGGACCTGGGCCAGGCCCTCGGACAGGTGGAGGAGACCGGGGCAGAGGCCGGCGGCCCGCAGCTGACCATCATGGACTCGGTGCAGACCTTCTCCTCGGCGGCGGTGGACGGCGCCGCCGGCGGGGTCACACAGATCCGCGAGGTGACCGCCTCGATGATCGAGGCCGCCAAGCGCAAGAACATGACCACGATCCTGGTGGGCCACGTGACCAAGGACGGCAACATCGCCGGCCCCCGGATGCTGGAGCACCTGGTGGACGTGGTCTGCCAGTTCGAGGGCGACCGCCACTCCCGCCTGCGGCTGCTGCGCGCGGTGAAGAACCGCTACGGCCCCACCGACGACGTCGGCTGCTTCGATCTGAACGAGGACGGCCTGACCTCCCTGGCCGATCCCTCCGGGCTGTTCGTCTCCGCGCTGACCGACCGCGTGCCGGGAACCTGCATCACCATCACGCTGGAGGGCCGACGGCCGCTGACTGCAGAGGTCCAGGCACTGGTGGCCGAGTCGCAGGCCTCGCAGCCGCGGCGGGCCGTCTCCGGACTGGATTCGCCACGGGTCTCCATGCTGCTGGCGGTGCTGCAGCGCCGCGCGCGGTTGGCCACCCTGATGAAGTCAGAGGCCTACGTGGCCACAGTGGGCGGAGTGAAGATCACTGAGCCGGCGGCGGATCTCTCCATCGCTCTGGCCGTGGCCTCTGCTGCGCTGGAGAAACCTCTTCCCAACAGGTTCGTGGCCTTCGGCGAAGTCGGATTGGCGGGAGAAGTCCGGCCGGTGCCGGGCCTGCAGCGCCGACTCCAGGAGGCACAGCGTCTGGGCTTCACCCACGCCATCATTCCGCGCAACCCAGACGGCACTGACAGCATTCCTGAGGGAATGCGGGTCAAGGAGGTCGGCTCCCTGCCCGAGGCATTGAATCTGGTGCTCGACGGCGGTCCGCCGAAGGAGGAGTGA
- a CDS encoding ArsR/SmtB family transcription factor has protein sequence MTAQSDTACCAAGPAHPSLEPEAAADLAVRFKALGDPNRLTLLSLIAASEGGEACVCDLTEPVGLGQPTVSHHLKILVDAGFLTRERRGSWTYYSTVPGTLRGLCEDLCADTALNRMLDGAESKGGSAQCAASCC, from the coding sequence ATGACTGCTCAGAGTGACACAGCCTGCTGTGCCGCAGGCCCCGCCCATCCCAGCCTGGAGCCGGAGGCTGCGGCGGACCTCGCCGTGCGCTTCAAGGCACTCGGCGATCCGAACCGCCTCACGCTGCTCTCCCTCATTGCGGCCTCCGAGGGCGGCGAAGCCTGCGTCTGTGATCTGACCGAGCCTGTCGGCCTGGGGCAGCCAACGGTCTCCCATCACCTGAAGATCCTGGTCGACGCCGGCTTCCTCACCCGGGAGCGCCGGGGCAGCTGGACCTATTACTCCACGGTCCCCGGCACGCTGCGGGGGCTCTGCGAAGATCTCTGCGCGGACACTGCGCTGAATCGCATGCTCGACGGCGCGGAGTCCAAGGGCGGTTCGGCCCAGTGTGCCGCGTCCTGCTGCTGA
- a CDS encoding A/G-specific adenine glycosylase — protein MSAFSPLAPLPAEVRPRVIGWFEEQARDLPWRRPECTPWGVMVSEVMLQQTPVSRVLPRWEEWMRRWPTPTATADAPASEILTVWDRLGYPRRALRLQAAAQAMVERHADEVPTTVEQLRALPGVGEYTAAAVASFAFGQPEVVVDTNIRRVHARVFSGAALPGKTYTAAQRKLAHELMPETAHDQGREACAWNASVMELGALICTAKSPQCAICPVADLCAWVAAGSPPPTEEQQTKGQAWAGTDRQVRGAIMAELRRGEPVPRGTLLESLPLSEASSEQRLRCLESLLRDHLAEEYDGRVALPGVL, from the coding sequence ATGTCTGCCTTTTCCCCTCTGGCCCCGCTGCCCGCCGAAGTCCGCCCCCGCGTGATCGGATGGTTCGAGGAGCAGGCCCGTGATCTGCCCTGGCGGCGCCCCGAATGCACCCCCTGGGGCGTGATGGTCAGCGAGGTGATGCTCCAGCAGACTCCGGTCAGCCGAGTCCTGCCCCGCTGGGAGGAATGGATGCGCCGCTGGCCCACCCCGACGGCGACGGCGGACGCGCCGGCCTCCGAGATCCTCACGGTCTGGGATCGGCTCGGCTACCCACGCCGGGCGCTGCGGCTGCAGGCCGCGGCCCAGGCGATGGTGGAACGGCACGCCGATGAGGTGCCCACAACGGTTGAGCAGCTGCGTGCCCTGCCCGGCGTGGGGGAGTACACCGCGGCCGCAGTGGCAAGCTTCGCCTTCGGTCAGCCCGAAGTGGTGGTGGACACGAATATCCGGCGGGTGCACGCTCGGGTGTTCTCCGGCGCCGCGCTGCCGGGCAAGACCTACACCGCCGCCCAGCGGAAGCTGGCCCATGAGCTGATGCCGGAGACCGCCCATGACCAGGGTCGCGAAGCCTGTGCGTGGAACGCGTCCGTCATGGAGTTGGGGGCTCTGATCTGCACGGCGAAGTCGCCGCAGTGTGCCATCTGTCCGGTGGCAGATCTCTGTGCCTGGGTGGCCGCCGGCTCACCGCCGCCCACTGAGGAGCAGCAGACCAAGGGCCAGGCCTGGGCTGGCACCGACCGTCAGGTGCGTGGCGCGATCATGGCCGAGCTGCGCAGAGGTGAGCCGGTTCCACGTGGAACGCTGCTGGAGAGCCTGCCTCTGTCGGAGGCCTCCTCGGAACAGCGTCTACGCTGCCTGGAGTCCTTGCTCAGGGATCACCTCGCCGAGGAGTATGACGGCAGGGTGGCTCTGCCGGGTGTGCTCTGA